From the Primulina tabacum isolate GXHZ01 chromosome 3, ASM2559414v2, whole genome shotgun sequence genome, one window contains:
- the LOC142539266 gene encoding uncharacterized protein LOC142539266 isoform X1, with translation MGSRHIFFCYHKQFSKTGRSICVQNKNGYSSDSQTLTSASFIVENILWALKKGGSINNHLFFQLNPSIYAQIMYICCNNLQMGQKFIDLVAINHPNFKHSSGSISAAVHTLVKSKRMSDAQALVLRMVRRSGASRTEIVDSLVEACKHCGSNLYVFDLLIKTYVQARKLREAVEAFRLLRYRNICVSINACNCLLGGLGRIGWVDLAVEVYEEIVKKRRDMNVYTLNIMVNVLCKDGKMEKVNKFLMEMEERGILADIVTHNTLINAYFREGCTEKGLELMRSMEGKGLKPCLLTYNLIINGLCKNGQYERAKKVLNEMVQFGLYPDTTTYNGLLVECCKKNDTEEAEGIIEEMLHLGVVPDLISYSSIVGLFSRTGNLEKMIAYYNAMQSKGLIPDTVVYTILIGGFCRNGAIIEAMKARNEMVKQGCHMDVVTYNTILNGLCKEKMLGEADKLLNEMIERGVYPDFCTYTTLINGYCKTRQMDKAITLFGHMLQRNLKPDVVTYNTLIDGFCRIGEMKRAMELKDDMISKTINPNDITYGTLINGFCNDGFLSDAFGLWNEMVDNGLRPNLVICNSLIKGYSRYGDLTKAYDFLKKMELKGVFPNCITYNTLILGFMKDENVNTAFDLVNRMETEGLVPDVTTYNAILHGFCRLGRVQEAEKIYRKMIESGIDPDRSSYTSLINGYVSQDNLKEAFKFHDEMLRRGFVPDDKF, from the coding sequence ATGGGGAGCAGACATATATTCTTCTGTTATCACAAGCAATTCTCCAAAACAGGGCGCTCAATTTGTGTTCAAAACAAGAATGGCTATTCATCCGATTCACAAACTCTTACTTCAGCTTCTTTCATAGTGGAAAATATTTTGTGGGCTCTTAAGAAAGGTGGGTCAATAAATAACCATTTGTTTTTTCAGTTAAACCCATCTATATATGCTCAAATTATGTACATATGTTGCAACAATTTACAAATGGGTcagaaatttattgatttagtTGCTATAAATCACCCAAATTTCAAGCATTCTTCCGGTTCCATCAGTGCTGCAGTTCACACATTAGTTAAAAGTAAAAGAATGTCTGATGCGCAGGCTTTGGTTCTCCGAATGGTTAGGAGAAGCGGGGCTTCAAGAACCGAGATTGTAGATTCTTTAGTTGAGGCTTGTAAACATTGTGGGTCGAATTTATATGTTTTTGATTTGTTAATTAAGACTTATGTACAAGCTAGGAAGTTAAGGGAGGCTGTAGAGGCGTTCCGTTTGTTGAGATATCGAAATATTTGTGTATCTATAAATGCTTGTAATTGTCTTCTTGGAGGACTTGGCAGGATCGGGTGGGTTGATTTGGCTGTAGAAGTGTATGAGGAGATTGTGAAAAAAAGACGGGATATGAATGTCTATACCCTTAACATCATGGTAAATGTGTTGTGTAAAGATGGGAAAATGGAAAAGGTGAACAAATTTTTGATGGAAATGGAAGAAAGAGGGATTCTTGCAGATATTGTCACCCATAATACTTTGATTAATGCATATTTTCGAGAAGGGTGCACGGAAAAAGGCCTCGAGTTGATGAGGTCGATGGAGGGTAAGGGTTTGAAACCATGTTTGTTGACttataatttgattattaatGGCTTGTGTAAAAATGGGCAGTATGAGAGAGCCAAGAAAGTTTTAAATGAGATGGTCCAGTTTGGGCTGTATCCCGATACTACCACATATAATGGACTGCTAGTTGAATGTTGTAAAAAAAATGACACAGAGGAAGCCGAGGGTATTATTgaagaaatgttgcatttggGTGTTGTCCCTGATTTGATTAGTTATAGTTCGATTGTTGGTTTGTTTTCAAGAACTGGGAATCTTGAGAAGATGATAGCTTATTATAACGCTATGCAATCCAAAGGCTTGATACCTGATACTGTTGTTTATACAATTCTTATTGGTGGATTCTGCAGAAATGGCGCTATCATAGAAGCTATGAAGGCACGCAATGAAATGGTGAAACAGGGTTGTCACATGGATGTGGTGACTTACAACACTATCTTGAATGGCTTATGTAAAGAAAAGATGCTTGGCGAGGCTGataaacttttaaatgaaaTGATTGAAAGGGGTGTTTATCCTGATTTTTGCACGTATACGACTCTTATAAATGGCTATTGTAAGACCCGGCAAATGGATAAAGCTATAACCTTGTTTGGACACATGCTTCAGAGAAATCTGAAGCCGGATGTGGTCACATACAATACCTTGATCGATGGATTTTGTAGGATAGGTGAAATGAAAAGAGCCATGGAGTTGAAGGATGATATGATTTCTAAAACTATAAATCCCAATGATATCACATATGGTACACTCATAAATGGATTCTGTAACGATGGTTTTCTGTCTGATGCATTCGGATTGTGGAATGAGATGGTTGACAATGGTCTTCGGCCAAACCTTGTGATTTGCAATTCTCTTATCAAAGGCTATAGCAGATATGGTGATCTAACAAAGGCATAtgatttcttgaagaaaatggAATTGAAAGGAGTTTTTCCCAATTGCATCACATATAACACTCTCATTCTTGGTTTCATGAAAGATGAGAATGTCAATACAGCTTTTGACTTGGTGAATCGAATGGAAACCGAAGGTCTAGTTCCTGATGTAACAACATATAATGCTATTCTCCACGGGTTTTGCAGGCTAGGTAGAGTGCAAGAAGCTGAAAAAATATACAGAAAGATGATAGAGAGTGGCATTGACCCTGATAGATCATCATATACATCGTTAATAAACGGTTATGTTTCTCAGGATAATTTGAAGGAAGCTTTTAAATTCCATGATGAAATGCTGCGAAGAGGTTTTGTGCCTGACGATAAGTTTTAG
- the LOC142539266 gene encoding uncharacterized protein LOC142539266 isoform X2: protein MVRRSGASRTEIVDSLVEACKHCGSNLYVFDLLIKTYVQARKLREAVEAFRLLRYRNICVSINACNCLLGGLGRIGWVDLAVEVYEEIVKKRRDMNVYTLNIMVNVLCKDGKMEKVNKFLMEMEERGILADIVTHNTLINAYFREGCTEKGLELMRSMEGKGLKPCLLTYNLIINGLCKNGQYERAKKVLNEMVQFGLYPDTTTYNGLLVECCKKNDTEEAEGIIEEMLHLGVVPDLISYSSIVGLFSRTGNLEKMIAYYNAMQSKGLIPDTVVYTILIGGFCRNGAIIEAMKARNEMVKQGCHMDVVTYNTILNGLCKEKMLGEADKLLNEMIERGVYPDFCTYTTLINGYCKTRQMDKAITLFGHMLQRNLKPDVVTYNTLIDGFCRIGEMKRAMELKDDMISKTINPNDITYGTLINGFCNDGFLSDAFGLWNEMVDNGLRPNLVICNSLIKGYSRYGDLTKAYDFLKKMELKGVFPNCITYNTLILGFMKDENVNTAFDLVNRMETEGLVPDVTTYNAILHGFCRLGRVQEAEKIYRKMIESGIDPDRSSYTSLINGYVSQDNLKEAFKFHDEMLRRGFVPDDKF from the coding sequence ATGGTTAGGAGAAGCGGGGCTTCAAGAACCGAGATTGTAGATTCTTTAGTTGAGGCTTGTAAACATTGTGGGTCGAATTTATATGTTTTTGATTTGTTAATTAAGACTTATGTACAAGCTAGGAAGTTAAGGGAGGCTGTAGAGGCGTTCCGTTTGTTGAGATATCGAAATATTTGTGTATCTATAAATGCTTGTAATTGTCTTCTTGGAGGACTTGGCAGGATCGGGTGGGTTGATTTGGCTGTAGAAGTGTATGAGGAGATTGTGAAAAAAAGACGGGATATGAATGTCTATACCCTTAACATCATGGTAAATGTGTTGTGTAAAGATGGGAAAATGGAAAAGGTGAACAAATTTTTGATGGAAATGGAAGAAAGAGGGATTCTTGCAGATATTGTCACCCATAATACTTTGATTAATGCATATTTTCGAGAAGGGTGCACGGAAAAAGGCCTCGAGTTGATGAGGTCGATGGAGGGTAAGGGTTTGAAACCATGTTTGTTGACttataatttgattattaatGGCTTGTGTAAAAATGGGCAGTATGAGAGAGCCAAGAAAGTTTTAAATGAGATGGTCCAGTTTGGGCTGTATCCCGATACTACCACATATAATGGACTGCTAGTTGAATGTTGTAAAAAAAATGACACAGAGGAAGCCGAGGGTATTATTgaagaaatgttgcatttggGTGTTGTCCCTGATTTGATTAGTTATAGTTCGATTGTTGGTTTGTTTTCAAGAACTGGGAATCTTGAGAAGATGATAGCTTATTATAACGCTATGCAATCCAAAGGCTTGATACCTGATACTGTTGTTTATACAATTCTTATTGGTGGATTCTGCAGAAATGGCGCTATCATAGAAGCTATGAAGGCACGCAATGAAATGGTGAAACAGGGTTGTCACATGGATGTGGTGACTTACAACACTATCTTGAATGGCTTATGTAAAGAAAAGATGCTTGGCGAGGCTGataaacttttaaatgaaaTGATTGAAAGGGGTGTTTATCCTGATTTTTGCACGTATACGACTCTTATAAATGGCTATTGTAAGACCCGGCAAATGGATAAAGCTATAACCTTGTTTGGACACATGCTTCAGAGAAATCTGAAGCCGGATGTGGTCACATACAATACCTTGATCGATGGATTTTGTAGGATAGGTGAAATGAAAAGAGCCATGGAGTTGAAGGATGATATGATTTCTAAAACTATAAATCCCAATGATATCACATATGGTACACTCATAAATGGATTCTGTAACGATGGTTTTCTGTCTGATGCATTCGGATTGTGGAATGAGATGGTTGACAATGGTCTTCGGCCAAACCTTGTGATTTGCAATTCTCTTATCAAAGGCTATAGCAGATATGGTGATCTAACAAAGGCATAtgatttcttgaagaaaatggAATTGAAAGGAGTTTTTCCCAATTGCATCACATATAACACTCTCATTCTTGGTTTCATGAAAGATGAGAATGTCAATACAGCTTTTGACTTGGTGAATCGAATGGAAACCGAAGGTCTAGTTCCTGATGTAACAACATATAATGCTATTCTCCACGGGTTTTGCAGGCTAGGTAGAGTGCAAGAAGCTGAAAAAATATACAGAAAGATGATAGAGAGTGGCATTGACCCTGATAGATCATCATATACATCGTTAATAAACGGTTATGTTTCTCAGGATAATTTGAAGGAAGCTTTTAAATTCCATGATGAAATGCTGCGAAGAGGTTTTGTGCCTGACGATAAGTTTTAG